The Panthera uncia isolate 11264 chromosome C2, Puncia_PCG_1.0, whole genome shotgun sequence genome contains a region encoding:
- the LOC125921396 gene encoding transcription factor BTF3-like codes for MKETIMNQEKLAKLQAQVRIGGKGTARRKKKVVHRTATADDKKLQFSLKKLGVNNISGIEEVNMFTNQGTVIHFNNPKVQASLAANTFTITGHAETKQLTEMLPSILNQLGADSLTSLRRLAEALPKQSVDGKAPLATGEDDDDEVPDLVENFDEASKNEVN; via the coding sequence AGTGCGCATTGGTGGGAAAGGAACTGCTCGCCGAAAGAAGAAGGTGGTTCATAGAACAGCTACAGCAGATGATAAAAAACTTCAGTTCTCCTTAAAGAAGTTAGGAGTAAACAATATCTCTGGTATTGAAGAAGTGAATATGTTCACAAACCAAGGAACAGTGATCCACTTTAACAACCCTAAAGTTCAGGCATCCCTGGCTGCGAACACTTTCACCATTACAGGCCATGCTGAGACAAAGCAGCTGACAGAAATGTTACCCAGTATCTTAAACCAACTTGGTGCAGACAGTCTGACTAGTTTAAGAAGGCTGGCTGAAGCTCTGCCCAAACAATCTGTGGATGGAAAGGCACCACTTGCTACTggagaggatgatgatgatgaagttCCAGATCTTGTGGAGAATTTTGATGAAGCTTCCAAGAATGAAGTAAACTGA